One Tautonia marina DNA window includes the following coding sequences:
- a CDS encoding ArnT family glycosyltransferase, with amino-acid sequence MMPSIRSGRADRWVGLLGLLAVLVLGVGLGGARRLTYHEAIVAQGARELLASDTAADWLVPTLGGLPWLEKPPLAHWLVALCSGVAGGVSETSSRVPSALAAASLAGVVAWLAARRFGGTVGLLAGGVQLTTAWSIQRGRLADADMLLALLVAATLAVADRLRTATDPRSARAWQWAFFALLGGTSLVKGIGFGAVLAMASIGALVLWDRDRRTLLRFCWPTGWCLAALLALAWPLAIVGRYPEAVPLWLGHVTDRLAAEPRRFAGQPIGAFLLTPILQTLPWTPFALVGAWHSLCRSRREPGGADRLLWAWAVVPTLLLSMASVRNGHYLIHALPPWSIWAALGLVRLGDRLQTRRGWAPDRLRRATVSLFGAIGVTVTILHMLILPRVDHRGREWFWYAEAARQAPPDEPLVLLYDWDGPDPWDRLPYPTPFGPVPPDLAVRLFYLDRPARWLSGPDRLAAHPPGSGPFTVVARDRDLPALHSLGPVTELDRGPSHRWDRSYALFRVSPAPSSHDRLAVGDRPSSGADRSEIERNESRVSSVDVL; translated from the coding sequence ATGATGCCATCAATCCGATCGGGCCGGGCTGACCGATGGGTCGGGTTGCTCGGGCTCCTGGCCGTGCTTGTGCTGGGAGTGGGGCTCGGCGGGGCTCGCCGCTTGACCTACCACGAGGCGATTGTGGCTCAGGGAGCGCGCGAGCTGCTCGCGTCTGACACGGCGGCCGACTGGCTGGTGCCGACCCTCGGCGGTCTTCCCTGGCTGGAAAAACCCCCCCTGGCCCACTGGTTGGTGGCCCTGTGTTCGGGGGTGGCGGGGGGAGTGAGCGAGACGTCGAGCCGAGTTCCTTCGGCCCTGGCCGCTGCGAGCCTCGCCGGAGTGGTTGCCTGGCTCGCGGCTCGGCGATTCGGGGGGACCGTCGGCCTCCTCGCCGGAGGCGTTCAGTTGACCACCGCCTGGTCGATTCAGCGCGGGCGCCTGGCCGATGCCGACATGCTGCTGGCCTTGCTCGTGGCTGCCACCCTGGCCGTCGCCGACCGATTGAGGACCGCGACCGACCCTCGATCCGCGCGAGCCTGGCAATGGGCGTTCTTCGCCCTGCTCGGTGGCACGAGTCTGGTCAAGGGAATTGGCTTTGGCGCGGTCCTGGCGATGGCGTCGATTGGGGCTCTGGTCCTCTGGGACCGCGACCGCCGCACCTTGCTCCGCTTTTGCTGGCCGACCGGCTGGTGCCTGGCTGCCTTGCTCGCGCTGGCCTGGCCGCTGGCGATTGTCGGCCGATACCCCGAGGCCGTGCCCCTCTGGCTTGGGCACGTGACCGACCGCCTCGCCGCCGAGCCTCGCCGGTTCGCCGGGCAGCCGATCGGGGCGTTCTTGCTGACACCGATTCTTCAGACCTTACCGTGGACCCCCTTTGCCCTGGTCGGCGCCTGGCACTCCCTCTGCCGCTCCCGCCGAGAGCCCGGCGGCGCCGACCGCCTGCTCTGGGCCTGGGCCGTCGTGCCGACGCTCTTACTCTCGATGGCCTCGGTTCGCAACGGCCACTACCTGATTCACGCCCTGCCCCCCTGGTCCATCTGGGCGGCGCTCGGGCTCGTTCGCCTCGGCGATCGCCTCCAGACGCGCCGAGGGTGGGCGCCCGATCGGCTCCGCCGCGCCACCGTTTCGCTGTTCGGCGCAATCGGCGTGACCGTGACAATCCTTCACATGCTCATCCTCCCCCGAGTCGATCACCGGGGGCGCGAGTGGTTCTGGTATGCCGAGGCCGCCCGCCAGGCTCCCCCCGATGAACCGCTCGTCTTGCTCTACGACTGGGACGGCCCCGACCCCTGGGACCGCCTCCCCTACCCGACTCCCTTCGGCCCGGTCCCGCCCGATCTGGCCGTCCGGCTTTTTTATCTCGACCGCCCCGCGCGCTGGCTTTCCGGACCCGACCGCCTCGCCGCCCACCCGCCAGGCTCCGGTCCCTTCACCGTCGTTGCCCGAGATCGCGACCTGCCTGCACTTCATTCCCTCGGGCCGGTCACCGAGCTGGACCGAGGCCCTTCTCACCGTTGGGATCGCTCCTACGCGCTGTTCCGCGTCTCCCCGGCACCGTCGTCTCATGACCGGCTCGCGGTGGGCGATCGGCCGTCCTCCGGGGCTGATCGCTCCGAGATCGAGCGAAACGAATCGAGAGTTTCGAGTGTTGATGTGTTATGA
- a CDS encoding Uma2 family endonuclease: MATAVASLITAEQFGNRPDPGFPEELVRGRVVRMPPPNRRHGQVCGQAYFLIRHHVDAHDLGHVLSNDSGVITERNPDTVRGADIAFYSYQRLPKGPLPQSYGPEVPELIVEVRSPGDRWPDVLAKVTEYLNAGVVAVLVLDPEARSAQVYRVDHAPQMLQDDDELTLPDLLGDFRVAVRCFFD; encoded by the coding sequence ATGGCCACCGCCGTCGCATCACTGATCACTGCCGAGCAGTTCGGCAACAGGCCCGATCCCGGGTTTCCCGAGGAGTTGGTCCGGGGGAGAGTCGTTCGCATGCCGCCACCGAATCGACGTCATGGGCAAGTCTGTGGACAGGCGTACTTCTTGATCCGCCATCACGTCGATGCGCACGACCTGGGCCACGTCCTGAGTAATGACTCCGGCGTGATCACCGAGCGCAATCCCGACACGGTTCGCGGCGCCGACATTGCCTTTTACAGTTATCAGCGTTTACCGAAGGGACCGCTGCCGCAGTCGTATGGACCAGAGGTTCCCGAACTGATCGTCGAGGTTCGTTCGCCGGGCGATCGCTGGCCGGACGTGCTGGCGAAGGTCACGGAATACCTCAACGCCGGCGTGGTGGCCGTCCTCGTGCTCGACCCCGAGGCGCGCTCGGCCCAGGTTTACCGAGTCGATCACGCCCCGCAAATGTTGCAGGATGACGATGAACTGACCCTTCCCGACCTGCTGGGCGACTTCCGCGTCGCGGTGCGCTGCTTCTTCGATTGA
- the arsM gene encoding arsenite methyltransferase: MSESITQAVKAKYGSVAGFGLSSDQQGVRAVAEAFGYSTEELASIPSEANMGLSCGNPTATANLREGEVVVDLGSGGGLDVLLAAKKVGPSGKAIGIDMTPEMIALAEQNAAKAGATNVAFHLASIDALPLPDASVDCVISNCVINLAPDKSAVFREIVRVLKPGGRLAVSDIALKQDLPEELGNDLMAYVGCIAGAVLIPEYRQLLLDAGFSAVEVVDTGADLNAYAKVENQAACCSPPAPASPTSGALPIAETGCCSPTPAVAPDDAAFHDRLAELLRRYNVNDYAASVRVFALKPQ; the protein is encoded by the coding sequence ATGTCGGAATCCATCACCCAGGCCGTGAAGGCGAAGTATGGATCGGTCGCGGGCTTTGGCCTGTCGAGCGATCAGCAAGGGGTGCGCGCGGTGGCCGAGGCGTTCGGCTACTCGACGGAGGAGCTGGCCTCGATCCCGAGCGAGGCGAACATGGGCCTTTCGTGCGGCAACCCGACGGCGACGGCGAACCTGCGCGAGGGGGAGGTGGTGGTCGACCTCGGCTCGGGAGGGGGGCTCGACGTCTTGCTCGCCGCGAAGAAGGTGGGGCCGTCGGGCAAGGCAATCGGCATCGACATGACCCCCGAGATGATCGCCCTGGCCGAGCAAAACGCGGCGAAGGCCGGCGCGACGAACGTTGCGTTTCACCTGGCCTCGATCGACGCCTTGCCCTTGCCCGACGCATCGGTCGATTGTGTCATCAGCAATTGCGTGATCAACCTCGCTCCGGACAAGTCGGCCGTCTTCCGCGAGATCGTCCGCGTGTTGAAGCCGGGTGGTCGGCTGGCCGTGAGCGATATCGCCCTGAAGCAGGATCTTCCGGAGGAACTCGGCAACGACCTGATGGCCTACGTCGGCTGCATTGCCGGGGCCGTGCTGATTCCTGAATATCGGCAGTTGTTGCTCGACGCCGGGTTCTCGGCCGTCGAGGTGGTGGACACCGGGGCCGACCTGAACGCCTACGCGAAGGTCGAGAACCAGGCCGCCTGCTGCTCACCACCGGCCCCGGCGTCGCCTACCTCCGGCGCCTTGCCAATCGCCGAGACCGGGTGCTGTTCCCCCACCCCCGCCGTGGCTCCAGACGACGCGGCCTTTCACGATCGCCTGGCCGAACTGCTCCGTCGGTACAACGTGAACGACTACGCCGCCAGCGTCCGAGTCTTCGCGTTAAAGCCTCAGTGA
- a CDS encoding ArsR/SmtB family transcription factor, with protein sequence MNPTAADTSPTLAESTALFKAFADPVRLRLLNLLVGDREVCVCHLHEALGLPQPTVSRHLAALRKLGLVVGRKEGLWVHYRLAKPRSGLHRTLIESVGSCLGPIELLREDRRRLDRLIACCSK encoded by the coding sequence ATGAACCCCACGGCCGCCGACACCTCGCCGACCCTGGCCGAATCGACCGCGCTGTTCAAGGCGTTTGCCGATCCGGTGCGACTGCGGCTCTTGAACCTACTCGTCGGCGATCGCGAGGTCTGCGTCTGCCACCTGCACGAGGCGCTCGGCTTACCGCAACCGACCGTTTCGAGACACCTGGCCGCCCTCCGCAAGCTCGGCCTGGTGGTCGGTCGTAAGGAAGGGCTCTGGGTCCATTACCGCCTGGCCAAGCCGAGATCGGGCCTGCACCGGACGTTGATCGAGAGTGTCGGCTCGTGCCTCGGCCCGATCGAGCTGCTGCGCGAAGATCGCAGGAGGCTCGATCGGCTCATCGCCTGTTGCAGTAAGTGA